One segment of Vibrio mimicus DNA contains the following:
- a CDS encoding sulfurtransferase: MKKSTIALGILAATVAIGYPTYQAMFSTPVVTVDATQQADKFAGYAHPEHFISPVQLKALMDNQADVVVIGALNPMKPDAPISGSYSLWRNDYSASKAEYGFDGMRNSSDEMAKMLGEFGATAQSTIVVYAAGSHHDAARLYWQIQSLGHQDVRYLDGGLNAWMGAGLPTGDEAEKVSGITYQAPNPAQEAQTLATMDMVIAAQNDPDWVIIDTRGSEEFAGTTTVSGAFGPGTIPGSVHINWTQALNKDTTLKTAQELQAVYGDLIKGKKVIAFCQSGVRSAHTTLVLSEILGAQEVYNYDGSWIEYSHAHYELQHPDVAVLNGKS; this comes from the coding sequence ATGAAGAAGTCGACAATTGCCTTGGGGATCTTAGCCGCGACAGTGGCTATTGGTTACCCCACTTATCAGGCGATGTTCTCCACCCCCGTGGTTACGGTGGATGCTACTCAGCAAGCCGATAAGTTTGCAGGTTACGCTCACCCTGAACATTTCATCTCCCCTGTCCAGCTCAAGGCGCTGATGGATAACCAAGCCGATGTGGTCGTTATCGGTGCACTCAACCCGATGAAACCTGATGCCCCTATTTCTGGCTCGTACTCCCTGTGGCGTAATGACTATTCCGCATCAAAAGCAGAATACGGCTTCGATGGTATGCGCAATAGCAGCGATGAGATGGCAAAAATGCTCGGTGAATTTGGCGCCACTGCACAATCCACAATCGTGGTTTACGCCGCAGGCTCACACCATGATGCTGCTCGTCTTTACTGGCAGATCCAAAGTCTAGGCCACCAAGATGTTCGTTATCTTGACGGTGGTTTGAACGCGTGGATGGGTGCGGGCCTACCAACAGGAGATGAAGCCGAAAAAGTCTCTGGCATCACTTATCAAGCCCCTAATCCAGCGCAAGAAGCACAAACATTAGCCACGATGGATATGGTAATAGCAGCTCAAAACGATCCTGACTGGGTGATCATCGATACCCGTGGCAGCGAGGAGTTTGCTGGTACGACTACGGTTTCCGGTGCATTTGGTCCAGGCACGATTCCTGGCAGTGTTCACATCAACTGGACTCAGGCGCTGAATAAAGACACCACCCTCAAAACGGCACAAGAATTACAAGCGGTTTACGGCGATCTGATCAAAGGCAAAAAAGTGATCGCTTTCTGCCAATCTGGCGTGCGTTCGGCACACACCACTCTCGTGTTATCAGAAATTCTAGGCGCGCAAGAAGTCTACAACTATGACGGTTCATGGATTGAGTACAGCCATGCTCATTACGAGCTGCAACACCCTGACGTTGCCGTCCTCAACGGCAAAAGCTAA
- a CDS encoding (Fe-S)-binding protein yields MSNKVFMPGCSLPSYSPEGVAAIASYLKQVFPEMGAVQKCCGKPTAAIGQTDLFKERYGQLQADFDKLEAEEVIVACQSCYGMIKKAGGKQKPLSLWKLLPQIGLPEELRGKAKHSDVVFTIHDSCSTRYEQELQDGIRWILNELGYKTVEPEHTRENTRCCGFGGMVVPANPDVANRVIQRRVDEFETDYVVVYCAACRASMMGVGTQAWHILDLMFGPVVMRGDEAPVNVLASPVKAWFNRYKSKAGLIKCMSV; encoded by the coding sequence ATGAGCAACAAAGTCTTTATGCCCGGATGCAGCTTGCCATCCTACTCACCAGAAGGTGTGGCAGCGATTGCTTCTTATCTAAAACAAGTCTTCCCTGAGATGGGCGCCGTACAAAAATGTTGTGGCAAGCCAACTGCGGCGATTGGTCAAACTGACCTTTTCAAAGAGCGTTACGGCCAACTGCAAGCCGACTTCGATAAGTTAGAAGCGGAAGAAGTGATTGTGGCGTGCCAAAGCTGTTACGGGATGATCAAAAAAGCAGGCGGGAAGCAAAAACCACTCTCCCTTTGGAAACTTTTACCACAAATTGGTCTGCCGGAAGAGCTACGCGGCAAAGCCAAACACAGTGATGTGGTGTTTACCATTCACGATTCCTGTTCAACCCGCTACGAGCAAGAGTTGCAAGATGGCATTCGTTGGATCTTAAACGAGCTAGGCTACAAAACCGTGGAACCAGAACACACCCGCGAAAACACTCGCTGCTGCGGTTTTGGCGGCATGGTGGTACCCGCCAACCCAGATGTGGCCAACCGCGTGATTCAACGCCGAGTCGATGAGTTTGAAACCGATTATGTGGTGGTGTACTGCGCCGCTTGTCGTGCCTCAATGATGGGTGTGGGTACCCAAGCGTGGCACATCCTCGATTTGATGTTTGGCCCAGTGGTGATGCGGGGTGATGAAGCGCCAGTGAATGTACTGGCTAGCCCAGTCAAAGCTTGGTTTAACCGCTACAAATCGAAAGCCGGCCTCATCAAATGTATGTCTGTGTAA
- a CDS encoding TVP38/TMEM64 family protein — translation MKFLKLAILAAVIGLVLFAAKQTGILEIITDIKSLQNWIAGFGFWGYFVFVATFVFACVFLLPGSAFTIVAGIVFGPIKGGILALFSATLGAVAAFVVARFLLRNTIMKKFGDNPIFKKIDQGVAQNGTSFLILTRLVPVFPFSLQNYAYGLTSLNLGTYAIVSLLTMAPGAFIFAYMAGDIATNGVSAMLLVKFAAAGLVLFGMSLIPKYIAKKKGINMAELAK, via the coding sequence ATGAAATTTTTGAAATTGGCTATTTTAGCCGCCGTGATTGGCTTAGTTCTGTTTGCTGCAAAACAAACAGGAATTCTTGAAATCATTACTGACATCAAAAGCCTACAAAACTGGATCGCGGGTTTTGGCTTCTGGGGCTACTTTGTGTTTGTGGCCACATTCGTCTTTGCCTGTGTCTTTTTACTGCCGGGCAGCGCGTTTACCATTGTGGCGGGCATTGTGTTTGGTCCAATCAAAGGCGGCATTTTAGCCTTGTTCTCTGCCACGTTAGGCGCCGTTGCCGCATTTGTGGTGGCGCGTTTTCTGCTGCGTAACACCATTATGAAAAAATTTGGTGATAACCCAATCTTCAAGAAGATTGATCAAGGCGTAGCTCAAAACGGCACTAGCTTTTTGATCCTAACTCGTCTGGTTCCGGTTTTCCCCTTCAGCCTGCAAAACTACGCATACGGTCTCACTAGCCTTAATTTGGGGACTTACGCGATCGTTTCATTGCTGACAATGGCTCCGGGCGCATTCATCTTCGCTTACATGGCAGGTGACATTGCAACCAATGGCGTTTCCGCCATGCTGTTGGTGAAATTCGCGGCGGCAGGTCTTGTGCTGTTTGGTATGTCACTGATCCCAAAATACATCGCCAAGAAAAAAGGCATCAACATGGCTGAACTGGCGAAGTAA
- a CDS encoding sensor histidine kinase, translating to MRLRCIEVGLFVYRFFLKLWFGLGIGLVSLTSLAQHQPRTAFDVGVLALRGHLNARETWQPTMDWLAEKNPNYHFNLHTYDFDQLEEAFLHNRLDFILTSPGQATKLAREYPIYWLATQRTEFSQSPNRSIASVVVVRQESAYKTLKDIDKARIAAVSEKAFGGFLALRYELDKLGYYHARFFDNLEFKGPPTDNLILDVLEKQIDVAIVPACTLEHMIKEGKLQRHNVRVLNASHPENSVCTVSTPLYPNWTLAMTERAPLEVGQKVAQALFDMPADHLAAEAAQNRGWMLPAPSVNVDKVYQHLDLHPLQKPLPQKVKEWLYKNQTVTIAALLTLTLLTVYHFWLEWKFKRSREQLRETLNDLRHKSAMLEHAQRITIVGELGSSLAHELNQPLAAIKNYSHGAQLRMEQGTSPETLMPILQKIQQQVGVASDIIQRLRSLIHRKPTQKRWVDLPQLIDESLKLVDYEFQRHRIELAVLYSGETQPIYIDATGLQQVLLNLLTNAKDACLSVLDCSQPFYVDLHVSFCDDQVIIDITDNGIGLRDSSDAVQQAFYTTKTDGLGLGLAICRDVIEAHHGQLYLRPLPPTGCQATIILPYLENHHVS from the coding sequence ATGCGCCTCCGCTGCATTGAGGTTGGTCTGTTTGTGTATCGATTTTTCTTAAAACTCTGGTTTGGATTGGGGATTGGGCTGGTTTCGTTAACGAGCTTGGCTCAACACCAGCCACGAACGGCTTTTGATGTCGGCGTATTGGCACTACGTGGTCACCTCAACGCGCGTGAAACATGGCAGCCAACCATGGATTGGTTGGCTGAGAAAAATCCCAATTACCATTTCAATTTACATACTTACGATTTCGATCAATTAGAAGAAGCGTTTTTACACAATCGCCTCGACTTTATTTTGACCAGTCCAGGTCAGGCGACCAAGCTGGCGCGTGAGTACCCCATTTATTGGCTAGCAACGCAAAGAACGGAATTTAGCCAAAGCCCGAATCGGTCGATTGCCTCGGTGGTCGTAGTGCGGCAAGAGTCTGCGTATAAAACCTTAAAGGATATAGATAAAGCGCGGATTGCTGCGGTTTCGGAGAAAGCTTTTGGTGGGTTTCTTGCCCTGCGCTATGAGTTGGATAAATTGGGTTACTATCATGCACGATTTTTTGACAATCTCGAATTTAAAGGCCCTCCGACAGATAACCTGATCCTTGATGTGCTGGAAAAACAAATCGATGTAGCGATTGTTCCGGCATGTACGTTGGAACACATGATCAAAGAGGGAAAATTACAGAGACATAACGTACGCGTACTGAACGCCTCTCATCCGGAAAACTCGGTTTGTACCGTTAGCACACCTTTGTACCCCAATTGGACTCTGGCAATGACCGAGCGAGCACCACTAGAGGTGGGACAAAAAGTCGCACAGGCACTGTTTGATATGCCCGCAGATCATCTGGCGGCAGAGGCGGCTCAAAACCGAGGATGGATGTTGCCTGCACCCAGTGTGAATGTGGACAAAGTTTATCAGCACTTAGATCTGCATCCGCTGCAAAAGCCTCTGCCACAAAAAGTAAAAGAGTGGCTGTATAAGAATCAAACGGTCACTATCGCAGCGTTATTGACCCTAACTTTGCTCACGGTGTACCACTTCTGGCTAGAGTGGAAATTCAAACGCAGCCGTGAACAACTGCGCGAAACGCTGAACGATTTACGCCATAAAAGTGCCATGTTGGAACACGCTCAGCGCATCACCATTGTGGGAGAGCTAGGCAGCAGTTTGGCGCACGAGCTTAACCAGCCGTTAGCAGCGATCAAAAACTACAGTCACGGCGCACAACTGCGAATGGAACAAGGCACATCGCCGGAAACATTAATGCCCATATTGCAGAAAATTCAGCAGCAAGTGGGGGTGGCAAGTGACATTATTCAGCGGCTTCGTTCCTTGATTCACCGAAAACCGACCCAAAAACGTTGGGTGGATTTACCACAGTTGATTGATGAGTCACTTAAATTGGTCGACTATGAATTTCAGCGCCACCGCATTGAATTAGCCGTGCTCTATTCTGGAGAAACACAGCCAATTTATATTGATGCCACGGGGTTGCAGCAAGTGCTGCTCAACCTACTGACCAATGCCAAAGATGCTTGCCTTAGCGTGTTGGATTGTAGCCAACCGTTTTACGTTGATCTGCATGTGAGCTTTTGTGATGACCAAGTGATCATCGATATTACCGATAATGGCATTGGCTTGCGTGATTCAAGCGATGCGGTTCAGCAGGCTTTTTACACCACCAAAACGGATGGTTTAGGTTTGGGGTTGGCTATTTGCCGTGATGTGATTGAAGCGCATCATGGGCAACTCTATCTGCGCCCATTACCCCCAACGGGTTGTCAGGCAACGATAATTTTACCTTATCTGGAGAATCACCATGTTTCGTAA
- a CDS encoding response regulator transcription factor, which translates to MFRNLHPVYLVDDEISVLESLQFLLESYGYQLQAFSCGRQFLEQANWQQAGCVVLDSRMPELCGQEVQRQLNERNSPLRIIYLTGHGDVPMAVEALKEGACDFFQKPVDGDALVRAIEQALELSAICAEQCNARRKIGSLTKRERDVAELVLKGMKNQEMADELCVSLRTIEVHRANLMKKLEVNNMAALIRYMGSYLPA; encoded by the coding sequence ATGTTTCGTAACCTTCATCCCGTTTATTTGGTTGATGATGAAATCAGCGTTTTAGAGTCATTGCAGTTTTTACTCGAAAGCTACGGTTATCAACTGCAAGCCTTCTCTTGCGGGCGGCAGTTTCTTGAGCAAGCCAACTGGCAACAAGCAGGGTGTGTGGTGTTAGATAGCCGAATGCCAGAGCTGTGTGGCCAAGAAGTGCAGCGCCAGTTAAACGAGCGCAATAGCCCGCTGCGCATCATCTATTTAACCGGACACGGTGATGTACCCATGGCCGTTGAAGCGTTAAAAGAAGGGGCGTGTGATTTTTTCCAAAAACCGGTGGATGGGGATGCGTTAGTAAGAGCGATTGAGCAAGCGCTTGAGCTGTCGGCTATTTGTGCGGAACAGTGTAACGCGCGGCGTAAGATAGGGAGCCTAACCAAGCGTGAGCGAGATGTGGCAGAGTTGGTGCTTAAAGGCATGAAAAATCAAGAAATGGCGGATGAATTATGCGTTTCGCTGCGCACGATTGAAGTACATCGTGCCAATCTCATGAAGAAGCTCGAAGTGAATAATATGGCGGCTCTTATTCGCTATATGGGGAGTTATTTACCTGCCTAG
- the galK gene encoding galactokinase produces MSELIHNVTTAFQEVLGYAPSHLIQAPGRVNLIGEHTDYNDGFVLPCAINYQTVVAAAKRSDDRVRVVSVDYGHAIDEFDLNSEITFVPEKMWANYIRGVVKCLRERGFIFNGVDLAVTGNVPQGAGLSSSAALEVVIGQTFKELYQLEISQAEIALNGQQAENQFVGCNCGIMDQMISAKGQANHAMLLDCRSLETEAVAMPEEMAVVIINTNKKRGLVESEYNTRREQCETAARAFGVKALRDVSLEQFNAQVAKLDEVVAKRARHVITENARTLQAAHALRQQDMAHLSVLMAESHASMRDDFEITVKEIDTLVDIVKAVIGDQGGVRMTGGGFGGCVVALVHPTQVDAVKQAVERQYQAATGLKESIYVCHATSGAGLIKHG; encoded by the coding sequence ATGTCTGAACTGATTCATAACGTAACCACTGCATTCCAAGAGGTGTTGGGGTATGCGCCAAGTCATCTGATCCAAGCGCCTGGGCGCGTTAACTTGATTGGTGAGCACACTGATTACAACGATGGTTTTGTTTTGCCTTGTGCGATCAATTATCAAACCGTCGTCGCAGCCGCGAAGCGTAGTGATGACCGTGTTCGCGTGGTTTCTGTCGATTATGGTCATGCGATTGATGAGTTTGACCTCAATTCAGAGATTACTTTTGTGCCAGAAAAAATGTGGGCGAACTACATTCGTGGTGTTGTGAAGTGTTTGCGCGAGCGTGGCTTTATTTTTAATGGTGTTGATCTCGCCGTGACAGGCAACGTGCCACAAGGCGCGGGGTTAAGTTCTTCGGCGGCGTTGGAAGTGGTGATCGGTCAAACCTTCAAAGAACTTTATCAACTGGAGATTAGCCAAGCGGAGATCGCGCTTAACGGTCAGCAAGCTGAAAACCAGTTCGTGGGTTGTAACTGCGGCATCATGGATCAGATGATTTCCGCCAAAGGACAAGCCAATCACGCTATGCTGCTGGATTGCCGTAGTCTAGAAACGGAAGCCGTTGCGATGCCAGAAGAGATGGCCGTAGTGATCATTAACACCAATAAAAAGCGTGGTTTAGTGGAGAGTGAGTACAACACTCGCCGCGAACAGTGCGAAACCGCAGCTCGCGCCTTTGGCGTAAAAGCGCTGCGTGATGTCAGCTTAGAGCAGTTTAATGCGCAAGTGGCGAAACTCGATGAGGTGGTGGCAAAGCGTGCACGCCACGTCATCACGGAAAATGCTCGTACTCTGCAAGCGGCGCATGCGCTGCGCCAGCAGGATATGGCTCACTTGAGTGTGCTGATGGCGGAATCTCACGCTTCCATGCGCGATGATTTTGAAATCACGGTCAAAGAGATTGATACATTGGTTGACATTGTCAAAGCCGTGATCGGTGATCAAGGTGGTGTGCGCATGACGGGTGGCGGCTTTGGTGGTTGTGTGGTGGCGTTAGTGCACCCAACTCAGGTAGATGCGGTAAAACAGGCAGTTGAACGCCAATACCAAGCGGCGACAGGTTTAAAAGAGTCAATCTACGTTTGCCACGCGACATCGGGCGCAGGCTTGATTAAACACGGGTAA
- a CDS encoding ABC transporter permease, which produces MLRLFYLLFVIVCVVPTLPGLLGVTVAAFGYVPPVGLTQFSWYGFHAVAEWHGVGQAIGLTLFSTLASTYLACFLCFMILQAAWNSRYWTTIERCLSPLLAMPHVAFAIGFAFLFDPTGLGARLLHAFVSQELGYVSDDMSWLVNDAHAFGLIIMLTLKELPFLLLMSIPLLKQIPLEKMHKVGASLGYQPSQFWWKCILPQWLVKLRFALFAVLAYGISVVDVAQILGPTTPPTFAVLVWQWFKEPDLALLPRAAAGAVILFALATCVLVLALLIERGITQGWRQWQFSGRFAISLPGQSLFFVVFAFTLCLLPLLGVWSVAQRWRFPDLLPTQYSLRFWQQEWQALTEALQPTLAIALISATLALLLAILAHEYRLRYRLAVPSYLLVLPMLLPQLSILFGLQVMTLIIDHGSYLFWVCWSHLFFVFPLVYLALDGPWRSFNPNFTRVALSLGKSPWQAWMQVKLPILFPAIAFAWAVGLSASFAQYLPTLILGAGRITTLTTEAVALSSGFDRRVTAIYALWQALLPWLFFSLAMLIGRLPITLKRGLTRLSGVRFSGPRIDWKWQLTRS; this is translated from the coding sequence ATGTTACGCCTCTTTTACCTGCTGTTTGTGATTGTCTGCGTGGTGCCGACCTTACCAGGTTTATTGGGCGTCACGGTCGCCGCTTTCGGTTATGTCCCTCCGGTCGGTTTGACTCAGTTCTCATGGTATGGATTTCATGCGGTTGCTGAATGGCACGGCGTAGGGCAAGCCATTGGTTTGACACTTTTTTCAACGCTGGCCAGCACTTATCTGGCCTGCTTTCTCTGTTTTATGATCTTACAAGCCGCGTGGAATAGCCGTTACTGGACAACGATTGAGCGCTGTTTATCCCCACTACTGGCGATGCCACATGTGGCATTTGCGATTGGTTTTGCTTTCTTATTTGACCCCACCGGCTTGGGTGCTCGTTTGCTGCACGCCTTCGTTAGCCAAGAATTGGGCTACGTCTCCGATGATATGTCGTGGCTAGTCAATGATGCGCACGCATTCGGCTTGATCATCATGCTCACCTTAAAAGAACTGCCGTTTCTGCTACTGATGAGCATTCCTCTGCTCAAGCAAATCCCGCTTGAAAAAATGCATAAGGTCGGTGCATCACTGGGCTATCAACCTAGCCAGTTCTGGTGGAAATGTATTTTGCCACAATGGTTGGTCAAGCTGCGTTTCGCGCTGTTTGCGGTACTGGCCTACGGCATTTCAGTGGTCGACGTGGCGCAGATTTTAGGCCCAACGACCCCACCTACTTTTGCGGTATTGGTATGGCAATGGTTTAAAGAGCCAGATTTAGCCTTGCTTCCGCGTGCGGCAGCAGGCGCAGTCATTTTGTTTGCACTTGCGACTTGCGTACTCGTTTTGGCTCTATTGATTGAACGCGGCATCACTCAAGGTTGGCGACAATGGCAATTCTCAGGCCGCTTTGCAATCTCTCTTCCCGGCCAATCCCTGTTCTTCGTGGTGTTTGCTTTTACTCTTTGTTTGCTACCCTTGCTTGGGGTATGGAGCGTTGCGCAGCGTTGGCGTTTTCCAGATCTGCTCCCGACTCAATACAGCCTACGTTTTTGGCAGCAAGAGTGGCAAGCGCTGACCGAAGCACTGCAACCCACATTGGCGATTGCCTTAATTAGCGCAACCCTAGCGCTATTGTTAGCCATATTGGCGCACGAGTATCGCTTGCGCTACCGACTGGCAGTGCCAAGTTACCTGCTGGTGCTGCCGATGCTGCTCCCCCAACTTTCAATTCTGTTTGGCTTGCAAGTGATGACATTGATCATCGACCATGGCAGCTACCTGTTTTGGGTTTGTTGGTCACACCTATTTTTTGTGTTTCCTTTGGTTTACTTAGCGCTGGATGGCCCGTGGCGCAGCTTTAACCCCAATTTCACGCGTGTAGCGCTTAGCCTTGGAAAATCACCGTGGCAAGCGTGGATGCAGGTGAAACTACCGATTTTATTTCCTGCGATTGCTTTTGCATGGGCGGTGGGGCTGAGTGCCAGCTTTGCACAATACTTACCGACACTGATTTTGGGTGCAGGACGCATCACGACACTCACCACCGAAGCCGTTGCGTTATCCAGCGGGTTTGACCGCCGAGTCACCGCCATTTATGCCCTATGGCAAGCCTTGCTGCCTTGGTTATTTTTCAGTTTGGCGATGCTTATCGGCCGCTTGCCGATCACATTAAAACGTGGACTGACAAGGCTGAGCGGGGTTCGCTTCTCTGGGCCTCGAATTGATTGGAAATGGCAGTTGACTCGCTCATAA
- the galM gene encoding galactose-1-epimerase, with the protein MDTLFPSMTEQAAYDGQPANLIELTNQAGMRVVLMDIGATWLSCVIPVGDEMREVLLGVNSMADFLRQGSYLGATVGRYANRIARGELMIDGLQYSLSTNQAGNTLHGGAIGFDRRRWQIRAQSAQSVTFQLLSEDGDQGFPGNLHVAVTYRLDEQGSVSIDYQATTDRATVVNLTNHAYFNLNGAESGTQCLDHKLWIDAALYVPTNAVGIPLGELCPLEGTALDFTQIKRVGEHILQGEQQITAKGYDHSYVFASDRDTTQPIAKLWSADEKVQLTVCTDKPGMQLYTGNWLAGTPNRYEAEYADYAGLALETQFLPDSPHHPQWPQPSCILRPDERYQYQTRYQFVCFAK; encoded by the coding sequence ATGGACACGTTATTTCCTAGCATGACAGAGCAGGCGGCCTATGATGGCCAGCCTGCTAATCTTATCGAGTTGACCAATCAAGCCGGAATGCGCGTAGTGCTGATGGATATCGGTGCGACATGGCTAAGCTGTGTTATCCCCGTAGGGGATGAAATGCGCGAAGTCTTATTGGGCGTGAATAGCATGGCGGATTTTTTGCGCCAAGGCAGTTATTTAGGCGCAACTGTTGGACGTTATGCCAATCGAATTGCTCGTGGTGAACTCATGATTGATGGGCTGCAATATTCGCTTTCTACCAATCAAGCGGGGAATACCTTACACGGTGGTGCGATTGGGTTTGATCGTCGCCGTTGGCAAATCAGGGCGCAAAGCGCACAGAGCGTGACGTTTCAACTGCTGTCAGAAGACGGCGACCAAGGCTTTCCGGGGAATCTGCACGTTGCGGTGACTTATCGTTTGGATGAGCAAGGAAGCGTGAGCATTGATTACCAAGCGACAACGGATCGCGCCACGGTGGTGAACCTCACTAATCATGCTTACTTTAATTTGAATGGTGCAGAAAGTGGCACCCAGTGTCTTGACCATAAGCTATGGATTGATGCAGCACTGTATGTACCAACCAATGCGGTGGGAATTCCATTGGGTGAACTGTGCCCATTAGAAGGGACGGCATTGGATTTTACGCAGATCAAAAGGGTAGGTGAGCATATATTGCAAGGAGAGCAGCAAATCACGGCCAAGGGGTATGATCACAGCTATGTTTTTGCCTCAGACCGCGATACTACTCAGCCAATCGCGAAACTTTGGTCCGCCGATGAAAAAGTGCAACTGACGGTCTGTACAGACAAACCGGGTATGCAGCTTTATACCGGAAACTGGTTGGCGGGTACGCCAAATCGTTATGAAGCGGAATACGCCGATTATGCAGGCCTTGCCTTAGAAACTCAGTTTTTACCCGATTCTCCCCATCATCCACAATGGCCTCAGCCAAGCTGCATCCTACGGCCGGATGAACGTTACCAGTATCAGACACGCTACCAGTTTGTCTGCTTTGCCAAATAA
- a CDS encoding FAD-dependent oxidoreductase translates to MNKVIFSQKLYDTAQMIVDGCMGDADPACQTACPMHTDVKQYVRLAGEGLYQEALDVIRSKLFLPQTLGRICAHPCEAACRRNTEFKQPISVAGIKRFVAEKMDQQAQWDLTIAPATHKHIAIVGAGPAGAQAAIELRRLGHQVTIYEKLNVYGGMMRVGIPEYRLPRNVIDFEYDYLKMLGIETRFGVEIGRDISFQQLRDEHDAVILAHGAHIGSIIPLPGHQSDGVFSAVEYLKEIAETQQFPRAGQRVMVIGGGDVAMDCARSSWRIGASEVFQCSLEAMDALPASQIEIDEAQEEGVEFHAGWGPVAIEHENGKVTGITLKRVLSIFNEQGQFAPQYSEESKTILVDTVIFATGQVVADITDGALEQTRGGRYVVDQQTLATQLDDVFVAGDACGGNIVIQAMALGRKAAFSVERYLNKVALTEGRDFVQEYSYPSRLDVPLPKGTVDQPRLHGELRNADERKRDFAQVDFGFSEEQVRQEASRCLQCSCKLCMSECIMMNDFGDCPKTLFSDFIDSQAMDPLLAYSCNACDQCTIVCPKDFPMKEMFLGARADFVKANNGESPMPGHKAINMHQKLGFSKLFTMAKRTGSAK, encoded by the coding sequence ATGAACAAGGTAATTTTTAGCCAAAAGCTGTATGACACAGCACAGATGATTGTCGATGGATGTATGGGCGATGCCGATCCAGCGTGTCAAACCGCTTGCCCAATGCACACCGATGTAAAACAGTATGTTCGCTTAGCGGGTGAAGGTTTGTACCAAGAAGCGCTGGATGTGATCCGCAGCAAGCTGTTTTTGCCACAAACGCTAGGCCGTATTTGTGCTCATCCTTGTGAAGCGGCTTGTCGCCGTAACACAGAGTTCAAACAGCCGATCAGCGTGGCAGGCATCAAACGTTTTGTGGCGGAGAAAATGGATCAGCAAGCACAGTGGGATCTCACTATTGCCCCTGCAACTCACAAACACATTGCCATTGTGGGTGCTGGCCCTGCAGGTGCTCAAGCGGCGATTGAACTGCGCCGTTTAGGTCACCAAGTCACGATTTATGAGAAATTAAACGTCTACGGTGGCATGATGCGTGTTGGTATTCCTGAGTACCGTCTTCCTCGTAACGTGATCGACTTCGAATACGATTACCTCAAAATGCTGGGCATCGAAACCCGTTTTGGAGTGGAAATCGGCCGTGATATTTCATTCCAACAGCTGCGCGATGAACATGATGCGGTCATTCTGGCCCATGGTGCGCACATCGGCTCAATCATTCCTCTGCCAGGCCACCAAAGTGATGGTGTTTTCTCTGCTGTCGAGTACCTCAAAGAGATCGCTGAAACCCAACAATTCCCACGCGCAGGTCAGCGAGTAATGGTGATTGGTGGCGGTGACGTAGCTATGGATTGTGCACGCTCTTCATGGCGCATTGGCGCAAGTGAAGTGTTCCAGTGTTCACTGGAAGCGATGGACGCCCTTCCGGCAAGCCAGATTGAGATTGATGAAGCACAAGAAGAAGGCGTGGAATTCCATGCAGGTTGGGGCCCAGTCGCGATTGAGCATGAAAATGGCAAAGTGACTGGCATTACGCTCAAGCGCGTGCTTTCTATTTTCAACGAACAAGGCCAATTCGCACCACAATACAGCGAAGAGAGCAAAACTATCTTGGTGGATACGGTGATTTTCGCCACCGGTCAAGTCGTGGCAGATATTACCGACGGCGCACTCGAACAAACCCGTGGCGGCCGTTATGTGGTGGATCAACAAACCCTCGCTACTCAGCTTGATGATGTGTTTGTGGCGGGCGATGCCTGTGGCGGTAACATCGTGATCCAAGCGATGGCGCTTGGCCGTAAAGCGGCATTCAGTGTTGAACGTTACTTGAATAAGGTTGCCCTCACCGAAGGTCGTGATTTTGTTCAAGAGTACAGCTACCCATCACGTTTGGATGTACCACTTCCCAAAGGCACCGTAGACCAACCGCGTTTGCATGGTGAACTGCGTAACGCCGATGAGCGTAAACGCGATTTCGCACAAGTCGATTTTGGATTTAGCGAAGAACAAGTTCGTCAAGAAGCCTCACGCTGTCTGCAGTGTAGCTGTAAGCTCTGTATGTCAGAGTGCATCATGATGAACGATTTCGGCGACTGCCCGAAAACCCTATTCAGTGACTTTATTGACTCACAAGCGATGGATCCACTACTGGCTTACTCTTGTAACGCTTGTGATCAATGCACCATCGTCTGTCCAAAAGATTTCCCAATGAAAGAGATGTTCCTTGGCGCGCGTGCCGATTTCGTAAAAGCCAATAACGGCGAATCTCCTATGCCTGGGCATAAGGCGATCAACATGCACCAAAAACTGGGCTTTTCAAAACTCTTCACTATGGCCAAACGCACAGGATCTGCAAAATGA